The nucleotide window TTAATTTTATCCGTCAAGGTTTCTAAGGTATTCGTATCCCAATCGTTAGCCTTTTTTATAAGGATATCTTCCAGTTTATTAGAAATATCCAAAATCAACAGTTTATCCTCTGAAGATTCAATTTCATTAATGTTAATGCGAATCTGATACAGCAAATCAGAAATTTCTGAAATCAGAACTTCATCTGATAAATTATTAGAAGAAGATGTTAGAAACGCTTTTAATCTGGAGGTTAATTCATTATTAGTCTTTACTTTCTGGGCATTTGCCGCTAAACTTTGAAAGTCTACCGGTTTATGGAATTCTCGCAAAGATGCCCTAAGTTTTGTGAAAAGTTTTTTGATGTCAGCCGATAAATCGTTTTGGTGTTTTGCGTAAAAATCATCAACTAACTTTATATCTATTGGTTCAGGTTTACTATGAATTTTAACACGAATATCCATAAACGGTTCATACTCATCAGCAATCATTTTAGACTCTGAGCGCACCCGTTGGGCCAAGTTATCATCGCCACTATGTGGAATATCCCTAAGGGATTGTCTTACCAAGAAATAATATTTGTCAAGAACCTCATCCTTTTCAAGTAACCAATGGTAAAAATCAACACCCCAAGCCTCTTCATCTTCAGACTGAATAGAGCCTCTGTAAAATTGTCCCCTCTCTAAAATCCAACCATTGTCTACATTAACTAAGTATTTATTTAATTGGTATTGTTTTATCCGGCTCATATTATTTTGGGCATCCCAAAATTTAGCTTCATCCAAACTTGCCAAAATATCTGCAAAATAAAGTCCGTACTCCTGTGCCAACTGTTCAACTTCTGGCTTAAACGTGGCATGCTGTATTCCACCAACCTCATCCGGGCAAGGGTCCTTTGCATCTCTCATAGTTCCATCATCACAAAACCATTTTATGCGATAATATGGTCCTCGGGAATCCTTTTTAAGCTGAGAAATAAGAGTTGTAATCTTATTGTTAGGAATTTCTTGGGAGTATCCATTAGCTATGAACACCAAACATAGAATTAGGCCAAATTGTTTAAAATGTTTAAAGGACATATCTCTTAATTAAGAAGAATTATTTTAAGTTGTAAAATACTGAAAATAGATCATTATTTAAATAAAATCTAACATCAGAAATGGTAAAATAACCAATCCCAAAGATAATATTTCGAAACCCTTAAATTGATTTATTCGGTTTACTTATTATCAATATTCGTGAAACCACAAATTGGTTTATAGTGTCATAGGTAATAATTAATTCTTAAGAAAAAAAGGAGTTATCCTAAAATAACTCCTTATAAGAAATAACATTGGTATATGTAATTTGAATCTTATCCCTAGATGAGATCTAGTTATAAGACTGCATTTTGCCTTTCCTTTTTCTTAATTGTCGTTCTAATTGTTCGACGGCTTCGGAAAAACTTTTTTTGAAAGTATCCTTACTGCTTTCCGCAAATAGTCTTGGTCCAGGCACACTTAATCTAATACCCGAAATCTTCCCGGTGGTTTCTTCTGCAGTATTTTCTACTTTAAAAAAAACATCCGCACGAATTAGGAATTCATACTTGTTGAAAAGTTTTTCTAAATGCCCCTTAGCAAAGGCCTCAAGGGTCTCACTCGATTTTACGTCGTGATATTCAAAATTTACCGTCATATTCATCAATTTTAAGAATTATAAAGATAAAAAATGACATAAGCTTTGGAAGTGTTTTAATAGAAATTTATGATGGCTTTAGGTGTATTAAATCATTTTTCTAGAAATAAAATTTTGAAAAAAGCTAATCATCTGATTATCTTTATCTTCATTTCATTCCAAAAATCGGTATTATGGAAACAAAAGAAAAACGAAAAAGACACGCAGACTTCCAAGATGCGTACCGCCGATCTTCTAATTTTAATTCAATTGTAAAGGCAGATGAAAATATTCGTTTTTCGTTGAAAGGAGATGGAAAATTAAAAACATCTAGTAAAAAGATTCAGGCAGCGGAAGAGGATAAATTAATAGAGGAGACTCTAAATAGTATATCCCAAGAAGAGGAGTAGATTTTTTATTCAAACGATTCTTTAATTTCTTCCAATTAATTTATTTTAACCCTAAAAATCAATTTCCCCATCCAAGATTATTATAAAATGGCCATAATTAGTTACACTTTTTATGAGCGGTACTTAGTAAATTTATTCTAGCATCTTCATTCTAGAAGGTTGTGCCTAATAATTAAAAGAAGAATTTCTACTTGTATTTCATTAAAAATCTATTGTTCTGTAAAGTGGGAAAATTCAACAAAATTTAGAAATTCTAAATTGAAGAATTCCTGACAATTAACGCTTTATCTTTAAAATTCTTTAACGAGTTTATTAAATACCCTTCTACAATTTCGATTTTTTAGGCGATTTAGTCGATTTGGCTAAATATCCTAAAAACTAATTTTTGTCATGTTTTGAGGGTTCTTCTATTCGTAACTTTAATGAGACTTCTACATAATCCATTAATTACAAAATAATTCGCCTTATGAAAGTATTTGACAACAAACACATTAAAAATGTCGTCTTCGTTGGCGCCCATAGAACAGGTAAAACCACCCTTGCAGAGACCATGCTTTTTGAAGCTGGTCTTCTTAATAGGAGGGGTACCGTAGAGCAAAAAAATACGGTATCAGATTACCATGATTTAGAACAAGAACGTGGAGCCTCGGTTTTCGCCACTCCCTTACATACCGAGTGGCGAAACTATAAGATCAACATTATAGACACCCCAGGTTTAGATGATTTTATCGGAGAAATTATATCATCAATAAGGGTAGCGGACACAATAGTAACATTAATCGGTGCAGACCAAGGAGTTGAGGTAGGCACCGAAATTATTTGGAACTATATTGATAAGTACCATAAACCCACAGTTTTCGTAATCAACAAAATTGATCATGAAAAGGCAAAATTCGATGTCGCCTTACAAAGTCTTCAGCAATTGGTAGGAAAAAACGCTATTCCAATTCAATATCCTCATACAATAGATGGGGCACAATGTATTATTGATGTCCTTAAAATGAAGATGTATAAATTTGGTCCCGAGGGAGGTAAACCAGAAAAATTACCAATTCCTGAATCTGAACTCGACAAAGCTAATTACCTACACAATGAATTAGTTGAAAAAGCTGCTGAAAATGACGAATCCTTAATGGAATTGTTCTTCGAAAAAGGAACATTGAATGAAGACGAATTAAGGCAGGGAATTAAAATAGGAATGCTCAACCATGAAGTATTCCCAGTATTCTGTGTTTCAGCCTTAAATGATATGGGTAGCGGTCGGTTAATGGGCTTTATTGACAATGTTGCCCCTGCCGCTACAGAATTAAAAGCAGAACAAACCATTGAAGGAGAATTGATTGAACCAAAACTAGAAGGAAATACTTCATTATTCGTCTTCAAGACTTTATACCAATCAAATCTTGGCCAGATAACTTTCTTTAAGGTAAAATCTGGTGAAGTTAATCTTAATGATAAATTATATAATACTCGTACTGGAGAGTCTGAAGTATTAAATCAACTTTATGTAATGGACGGCAAAACTCGGCATGCTGTTCAAAAATTAACCGTAGGGGATATAGGGGCTACTACAAAGCTTAAATATACTGATACAAATGACACCTTAGCATCCAAAGCAGAATGTGGTACAATCAAGCCAATAAAATTCCCCCAACCTAGACTTACAAGGGCTGTATCGGCAGTTAACTCAAGCGATGATGAAAAACTAAGCGAGGCATTAAAAAAGATTCACAGCCAAGATCTTACTGCGGACATATCATATTCACACGAAACCAAAGAAACCTTATTGGGTACACAGGGCGAATTGCATTTAGCCATAATCAATTGGATTTTAATAAATGAATATGGTATTGAGGCCAAATTTGAAGATCCAAAAATTTCCTATAGAGAAACCATACAAAGAAGTTCAACCGCAAGTTACCGCCATAAAAAACAATCAGGTGGATCGGGTCAATTTGGTGAAGTACACCTAAAAATTGAACCATGGTTTGAAGGCATGCCAGAGCCAGAAGGATTTTCTATTAGAGGCAAAGAAGAAGTTGATCTTTCATGGGGCGGTAAATTGGTTTTCTACAACTGTATAGTGGGAGGAGTAATCGATGCCCGTTATTTGCCATCCATTATGAAAGGGATTATGGAAGTGATGGAATCTGGACCTCTCACCAAGTCTTACATTCGAGATGTTAGGGTAATGGTCTATGACGGAAAAATGCATGCCGTTGATAGCAACGACATATCATTTAAACTAGCAGGCGCCTATGCCTTTAAGCAAGCCTTTTTAAATGCAAATCCAAAATTATTAGAACCAACGGATAAGGTTTCCATTAGGGTGCCCGAATCATTGGTAGGAAATGTTATGACGGAATTGCAGAGTAGGAGGGCAATCATTCAAGGAATTGAATCTGAAGGCGGTATGCAAGTTTTGAATTGCATCATTCCGACCGTAGAACTCACCGATTTTTCGACCCAACTACGCTCGCTAACACAAGGTAGGGCTACTTACACAACAACGTTCGAAGGATATAGTGCCGTGCCATCACATATTCAAAGCAAACTTTTGGAAAAATCAGAATTAGAAACAGTATAAAATTTAAAAATCAGTATCATGTCAACACGAGTAATGAATTTAAGCGACTTAAAGTTTAATGTTGATACATGGAAACGCGAACTACGCTTCCATTTTAATGAAATGGATACATTTCAAGAACAACTAGAGGATATTGTTCAAAGAGAAACAAATCCAGAAGCATTGAAAAAACTTGAAATGTTCCAGAATCGAATAATTATCGAAAAAGATGTCATTTCAAAATTATTGCAAAGGTGCAAGGACAAGGCAAGAGCTATAAGCCGGGCTTATATAACTAGTGATTATGGTGATCAATTAAAGAATAACCATCGAAATCTAGGTGAAGACATGCGTACTTATATCTCCATGCATTATGAGCTCAAAGAAGACATGATGGACTTCTTTTTGAACTATTTTTAAATAAAAATTAGAGTTATTAAAGCCTCTAAATAATGTTTATCAGAATATTAGAGGCTTTTTTATGTCTTAATGTTAAATTTTAGTTAACTGATTAATTGAGTTAAACTGTCCATCCGTTGAGTTAAGATGTTTAAGTATGTAGGCATATTTTTGAACAAAATTTTGTCTATGAAGCTTATCACCACCCTCACTTTGTTTGCAGTAGGCTTTTATAGTATGCTGCTCTCGATATTTGATAGCCATATTTGGCTGACATTCAATTTTTCAGAAGGGGACGCAAAAATATCTTCCATAAATAAACTTGCATTCGGACCTGATGGAATTCTATTTGTTGGCGATTCTGAAACTGCTTCAATTGTCGCTTTAGAAACTGAAGATTTAAATATATCCGA belongs to Aegicerativicinus sediminis and includes:
- a CDS encoding elongation factor G, whose product is MKVFDNKHIKNVVFVGAHRTGKTTLAETMLFEAGLLNRRGTVEQKNTVSDYHDLEQERGASVFATPLHTEWRNYKINIIDTPGLDDFIGEIISSIRVADTIVTLIGADQGVEVGTEIIWNYIDKYHKPTVFVINKIDHEKAKFDVALQSLQQLVGKNAIPIQYPHTIDGAQCIIDVLKMKMYKFGPEGGKPEKLPIPESELDKANYLHNELVEKAAENDESLMELFFEKGTLNEDELRQGIKIGMLNHEVFPVFCVSALNDMGSGRLMGFIDNVAPAATELKAEQTIEGELIEPKLEGNTSLFVFKTLYQSNLGQITFFKVKSGEVNLNDKLYNTRTGESEVLNQLYVMDGKTRHAVQKLTVGDIGATTKLKYTDTNDTLASKAECGTIKPIKFPQPRLTRAVSAVNSSDDEKLSEALKKIHSQDLTADISYSHETKETLLGTQGELHLAIINWILINEYGIEAKFEDPKISYRETIQRSSTASYRHKKQSGGSGQFGEVHLKIEPWFEGMPEPEGFSIRGKEEVDLSWGGKLVFYNCIVGGVIDARYLPSIMKGIMEVMESGPLTKSYIRDVRVMVYDGKMHAVDSNDISFKLAGAYAFKQAFLNANPKLLEPTDKVSIRVPESLVGNVMTELQSRRAIIQGIESEGGMQVLNCIIPTVELTDFSTQLRSLTQGRATYTTTFEGYSAVPSHIQSKLLEKSELETV
- a CDS encoding HPF/RaiA family ribosome-associated protein, whose amino-acid sequence is MTVNFEYHDVKSSETLEAFAKGHLEKLFNKYEFLIRADVFFKVENTAEETTGKISGIRLSVPGPRLFAESSKDTFKKSFSEAVEQLERQLRKRKGKMQSYN